The Juglans microcarpa x Juglans regia isolate MS1-56 chromosome 8D, Jm3101_v1.0, whole genome shotgun sequence genomic sequence AGATTACTTCCACAAATCAAGCCAAGATCTCCTCCATTTTTTAACACCATGATTTTAGGATAATTAGCCGTTActtttgtaattgtaaattcATACCATACTAAAATAGTTACCTTAGATAGAATTGTTCCTtgaatctatttattttgaccACTCTCAATGTAAATATCACATTACTGAAATACAAAGGATTGAGttcttgacatggtatcagcctAACCACGATTCCTACGAACCCGAAACCCCCATggcctcttcttcctcttcctcttcttcttcttcttcctcttccactGTTCTCTCTCCCTATATCCTCCATCCCTCTGACTCTCCTATTCTCATCCTTGTTTCCGGCCTTCTCACTGGTGACAATTTTTCCAAATGGCAAAAAACCATGACCCATGCTTTTAATGCCAAAAACAAATTAGTTTTTGTTGATGGCACTCTTATTCCACCGAAAACTACCTCTCCAGATTATAGACAATGGAACTAAAATAAAGACATGATCCTTACCTGGCTCCTAAATTTCATCAGTCCCTCCATAGTCAATTCCCTTGAATTTCACACTGATCCTCGAGCCATATGGCTCAATCTCCAGTCCAGATTTTGTCATGCCAATAATGCTAGGATTTACCATCTCAAGCGTGAGTTATCCTCCCTGCAGCAACACAATCATTCTGTCCATGATTATTTCAAGCAAATTTGGGATGAACTCAGTCACTTACAAAAAACCAATGACCTCAAACAATTCCAGCAACAAGCTGAAGATGAGAGAGTTTACCAATTTCTTCTTGGCCTCAATGACTCTTTTTCCCAACTCATAACTCAAATCTTAGCCATGGAAACCCTTCCCCCCATCAcaaaaattttttcaattctcttTCAGGAAGAGCAACAATGCCTTCTCCACCTCAGGACACCATCAACGGACGCCCCCATCCTTGCTACTCACTCTCGTGATCGTTGTTGGCATGTAATTGGGTACCCAGCAGGTCACAACACCCATGGCAAACCGCAGTCGTTCTCCTCGGCAAACCACCATCAACCTCGGCGCCGATGGCTCATCAAGTTTCCACCTCTTTTCCACTTCCTGGTTTGACCCATGATATGTATCAAAAACTACTTGATCTGCTTCAACTGTACACTCCACCCATAAACTTCATGGGTAatgtctcttcttctcttcccttTGACAGCCACTCCGATTAGGTGGTGGATAGTGGTGCCACCGATATTTCCACTTAGTAATTGCCAGTCATTTTAATAATCCATGTGTTATCTCTGATTGTGATATTTGTGCTCGTTCTAAGCACACTAGACTACCTTTTTCCATTTCTGCTAATAAAAGTACtatgatttttaatagaattttttgcGATATCTAGAGTGGCTATCATACTTCTTCTATTTGTGGTCCTCATTATTTTCTTACcattattgatgatttctctcaCACTACTTGGATCTATCTCATGTGCTATAAATTTGAAGCATACACTTATCTCATGAATTTTTTTGCCcttataaaaaatcaattccaaaccacggttaaaattattagaactGATAATAGCCAAGAATTTCTTTCTCACAAACTTCAAAACTATCTTCATGATCACGGCATCCTTCATGAATGTACTTGTGTtgaaactccacaacaaaacAGTGTTGCGGAACGTAAATATCGGCACCTCCTGAATATTGCCTGTAGTCTGCGCTTTCAAGCTCACTTACCCTTAAAATTTTGGAGTGAATGTGTACTCACTACTGTCTATCTCATCAATCTCACTTCCAGTCgattcttcaaaataaatctccttttgaagttattttcgCTATCCCTCCAACCTATGCACATTTACACGGCTTTGGCTGCCTTATGCTCAAACCCTCCACGCTTCCCGTGACaaattttctcctcgtgccTCTAAGTGTATATTTCTCAGTTATCCTAGCACTTATAAAGCATACAAACTCTATAATCTAGACACTCAGGTTGTCTTTTATTCTCGTGATATCACTTTCCACGAACACCAGTTCCCTTTCCAAGATGTTCCTACTCCTTTACCTACACCTCTTCCTATTCTTTCCCTCCCCGTCCCTAAACCCATCTTACCACCCTCTACCCCTACCTCTATTACTTCTgactcctctcctcctccacctcctcctcccTGCTCACAACTTCGCGTAATCCTCAAGTGCCGGATCACCAGAATCACCACTACCAGATCTTTTTTAGATCTTACTCTTGTGGGTGAAAAAAGACAAACTTGTTGCCTTCACGCGCCGTCAAAGTCCATCGGAGTTAGTCCAAGTAGTAATCCATCATTTTAAGTTCTTATTTTCCTTAttgtatagtaaaaaaaaattgtctcttGGATAGTTTGTCCGCACAGGTTGAGTCCTTTTTTTCTATGAAGGACGAGATTGAGTCTTTGTTTAAGCAGAGTGCGGTCTCTTGGGTGTTTTCCTATAGAGAGTATCATCAATAATGAAGTGTTGACCAGCCCTGTAGTGTattggtagagttccaaattgTTGATATGGGGATATCTCTACATGTATCCGGTTATAGATATAAGTTTCTCTTAATGAATAGATGAATAatgacattttctttaaaaaaaacaaattattcaTTGTGTATTGAaaatgtgtgagagagagagagagagagagggggggatgGGGGGACGCATGAGAGGATTTTTTCGGGGattggggaagaagaaaatgagacaAAGAGATAAGGGttttagagaagaaaaaaaatgagtaaagaGATGGGGGGACGCTGGAGGAAGAGAATAGTTTTAGTGAGAGAGAAGGGGAACGTAGGAGTCCTTCAGGGatggggaagaagaaagagaggaaaaaaaaatgagagagaaggaaaGCTGATTTGggctgagagaaaaaaataatcctcTAAAATGCATCACATAGTTTATTTCGTGAATGGTATACGTAGCAGCTTCTGATTGAATTCTATTAAAGGGAGAAAAAGGGATTGGCCTAGGGAAGGTTTTCTCTAAATTATACTCAGGTCTATGGTTGCTTGGACAGGTGgttagaatttttgtttttgtttttttattaaaagagcATGTGCAAGTGATTGgaattttcaaaagaataatgACTACTGACTACTCTTTTCAAAACCGCGTTAGAGCACTAATTGGTTTGgtgaaatgtatttttaaaatttaattaatatcatatttttttatatttatttattttatttaaatttaatctttatattagattagtcatttactctttataaaataataaaatattattaaattaataatttgtttatttaatttatttgtatcacattttatgattctaccaatttaatattgataataattatattctaattaaattaatattaaaaaaatcatatttttaatggtcatttaatactaataaccaaaaattgagattaaacttatttaaattttttactcactaactaaatatttaatattctatctaaATATTCACtaactatatttttaatagagtgaaaaattattattttaatttttgataaaTCAATTGGGTTCTTTAAATTTAGTCAATTACTATAGcagaaatttaaattattttaaagatgcTCAATCTAATATGAGATCTTTTTAATAcaacttatctaaattttaaccATTCTTCAACTTTACTCAAACTAATGTTAGTGCTCTTAGGTGGCTGACTGACTGCCTCAAAAGCGAACCCAAGTTGAATGAGATCGAGTTACCGAAGTGAACAGTTGTCTGTATCTGTCTAAGtattattttccttcaaattttgcCAAAACTTTCTAGATCTTATACTCTACAGTATacctatttttttcatattatttttttaacacttttaaatattttaaaatatatatataatattattaaataatattttcttaattattacataataaaactcaacaaacattaaaaaaaaaatagaaacggGAAAATGAACTCCCCAGCAAGATCGCTATCGTTACCATGATTGAGACGGGCTGAAGAGCAAcccattaagaaattaaaaggaGATGGAGCCCACACGCTTCCAACGTCGCATCTCAAAACTCGGCATCACGTGATCTGCAGTGTATagatatcttataatattaatgtatatctTTTTATGACTAGTTATGAGGCTATATATAATCGTTTAGTTAGCTGCCTATAATGGAACAAAGGTTGAGAGGTCTGATCAGATTCATGCAGATCATCTTATTCTTATGGTCAACGACCTGAATCTAAGGTGAGATATCCTTTATCTCTGGTGCTACTGAAAGGTTTTTAAGGTGAGATATATTGTGTGCTAGCTAGTGAATCTAATATCTATTATCATCTTTGATGTGTCCTAGTGTAAGTTTAGCTTCCTTGTTTGTGATACCCATGCAGACTTTCACTTCTGTTGAAGATTAGAAATGTCTGTGAGTGGAGATAGTGTTATAATCAACATAGAAGGCTTGGCCTATTCAATTGAAGAAACGATGTTCCATGATTCGCTTGTGCCACCAAAGAGTTGTATCTTCAAGATCCCCAATATACTCTACAGGCAAAATGAAAAAGCATTTATCCCTGACGCATTTTCTTTCGGCCCTCTTCACCATGGCCATCCAAACTTGAAAGCcgttgaaaaaattaaattacagtACTTGCAATGTCTTATTTCTCGATTACACACTTCAGAGACAGGTAAGATAAGGGTGATAGATTTGATCAAATCCATCGAGGAATTAGAGAGAGAGGCTCGTCAATATTATGCCGAATCAATTGAATACACTCCAGAAGAATTTGTCAAAattttgttaattgatggtTGCTTTATTATTGAGCTTTTTCGCAAGGATGCTTACAAGGAGCTTAGAGAAAAAGAAGACCCTATTTTTACCATGTCTTGCATGCTTCAATTTCTATACCACGACTTGATATTACTAGAAAACCAAGTTCCATGGATTGTACTCGAGTGCTTGTTCAACATGACCAAACAACAAACCCATACCCATTCTTTACTTGAACTTGCCATTCATTTTTTTGGGACAACTTTCTCAGCCACACCACCTACCAAAATCTTGTCTCTCAAAGACATCAAGCATATTGTCGACCTACTTAGAAAATGGTTGGTTTCATCAACTACAGTGGaagaaaacaactcaaaatattgGGAAGTCATGCCTTCTGCTACGAGCCTTGTGGAGGCCGGAATCAAATTCGTGAAGGGTACATCTAAAAGCATATTGGACATAAAATTCAATGATGGGGTCCTCAAAATTCCTCCATTACTAATCCAAGAGACAACAGAAACAGTTTTCCGAAATCTGATCGCTTTTGAGCAATGCTACACCGACTGTGAAGCATGGTTGACTTCCTATGCCATACTCATAGACAACCTCATCAACACTACCAAGGACTTGGACATACTTTGCGAGAGTGAGATTATTCATAGCTGGTCAAATCGAAAGGAAGCGGTTCAGTTCTTCAATAAGCTCTACCACAATACTTATGTCAAAACTTTCTATTACGGAAAGCTTTGCAACAATGTTAATGGATACTGCAACCGCAGGTGGCCTAGATGGCGTGCTGTGCTTGTGCGCAATTATTTCAACACTCCTTGGGCTTTACTTTCGACATTGGCCGCTGTCATCCTATTGATCCTCTCTTTCTTACAAACTTTGTATACCATGAAAAGTTAGCAATATTACAATCTAATTATCAGAACTTATTGTGTATTAATCGGTCCCTTCAGCTTGTCCTCTTTCGATGTCATTTGGGGATAGATAGAAATATTGTTTTCAGTTTTAGggatttcttataattaatgatATGTGAAAAATGAATTGATTATGTCAAATGGGCAGATGATTTTCAATTGTTTCAGTGAAATCAGTTGTAAAGTACTTCGGAGTGAGGAAACATTAACATTAGGCTGCATTTGGACgttgaactgagttaagttgagttgagttgaaatggaagttaaaaattgaataaaatattatttgaatattattttttaatattattattattttaatatttaaaaaaattgaattgtttattatattttgtgttagaatttaaaaaagttgtaatgattagataagatgagttgagatggatttggGATTGAAACTGGCCTCAAGCACTTTTATAGTTTGGCTACATTTCACTTCACCATATTTAGGCAGATGCAGTCTACTTTCAAGTATTCGATTCGTTTTCCTCCCTTTGTTTCgacaaatcaaataaaaaaacacataaaaatgattttttatttatttatttatttatcgaTGCTAATtgtcatttgaaattaagtaaagTATGGCAGTTATGAccctatttttctttaatatttattgCTTAAAAAATTCTAACATTTGGGTCAGAATCGGAGCATGTACAGTTTGCTTCGCAAAGTCTAACATTCAGCTTTCTGGCATGTACATTCTTAGAAATCTAGATTTTTGAGAAACCCGGCCCTgacaatgatttattttttcaatcttagttatgtttttataaatttgaaatttaaaaaataattttttaaaaattctgaaaTCTGGAAGCCCAATTTGATTAGTAAGAGTCTAAAATtgttaaattgaaatttcaaataggttaagaaaaaaaatctaataaaaaagtTCAAATCTTACTCAGATCCAACAAATTGAAATTGGAGTTGAAGGTAGGGCACTCCAACTCTGACATTGTCGGTACTCAGCCCTGGactaatacactaaaaatataaaattacattgtgatttttattCCTATATGGTTAGTTAAAGGAAATAATTAAACCTTCGTTGCAATTACTAAGAAGTGTGGCGCTACGTACAGTCCACATAATAGGATACCTTTGCAGTCAAAACATAGGAATAGACTAAAAGGCCctcatttttatcatgaaattgACAAAAACAACCTTATTTctcaataaagaaaaagtcAGAAATCTGAACTTTCCCTCTTCCTCTCCGTGCCGTGCGTCTGGGCATCTGCAAACTGCCGTGCATCTGGCCTCTGGTCCTCCACTGCCATTTACAAAGCTTaggttgtttttctttattttccagcAAATGTTTGTCGTGTCCAAAACACGAGATGAGTGCATATTTTACTAAGCATCAATCTCCTCTACTGTAAGCCAATTAAAAAGggggctttttatttttaagtgtatttaaTGGCCAATCTCCTCTACTGTAAGCCAATGAATTATCTAtcctttttttaattgtaaatgatTCATTCACATCAACAATCACCCATTCTACTAATATGGACATGTTGATTCTGCTATATTTTACAAAGACtttctgttctttcttttttttataagtatttatgAGTACTCTTTTCTTGACATGCATTCATGCATGGTTATTCTGTCTACTTAGACTGGTATTTGACATCTTAACATATTGGTCATCTATTCCTGAAGATTTGTGTagctttttatttcttaatccaGGCATCATTATACATATTCGCAGTGCTTTAGATTGAGAAAAGTTGTAAATAAATTGTTGAGAAAACGtactttttaaatttggattattgtcttagaaaaaatatataaattgttgaACAATTAATGAGAAGCGATGGTCTCTTTCCTTCTCCATTGGGCGGCCCTTCAGCAAGCACTCTCAAGACATGGGTAGGAAAGCTAGAAAAACACTATGGAACCCATTCACAGATTTTTACAAACAAGTAGAGTGCACACTGCCCTTTAAAACAACGAATGAAAATAGAAGAGTAATAACCcaacaaatttaaaacaacaCCATCGAACCCATTCACAGATTTGTAATAACCCAACAAATTGATCGACGAATTGTGGAGGTGTAAGATTACATCATCAATATTGTGTAAACTTTCTTTTGATTGTGTAAGGTTACAAAACAGTTCTGTAATCGCCCCCTCAGAATATCAAATTGATCGCCCCCAACAAATCTTACATCTTCTCACAATGACCAGGCATCAATTACaatagaagagaagagaaaatagaagCTTACATCTACACCTTACAGCCTacggggagagagagtgagagagagagagagacgcatGGGCAGACTGGGTCTTCTCTTGAGGAAGGGGAAGGCGACGTCAATGGGCCGAGGGAGCTGCGAGGGCGACGTTCCTTTGCTCTACTCTGGATTTCACCGAGGAAGGAAGGAATTTCACTTCCTTGGTTCTGCTACGTGAAACGCTCCGTTTCATCAATAAATGAAACGGGAGCATTTCATTTAGGCCTCCAAAACAGTCCATGCCCGTGGACTGCAATAAGAATTACTCTACTGTTAATGTCAAAAACTTCTTCATTCCAATCAATATAGGGTCTGACAATCTCGCCACTCATACGTTCGAAATATTTGTCAAATCATTCCCTTGTGATAATTAGATTGAAGACTTCGCATGAAATCCCGCACATCTGCCTGTGATTGGTTTTGATATTATAGATAACGAttgaaaaattcactatatatatCTACTTCAAAAggatcaataatattataatcggTTTCGATTTGGAATTGttataaacccaaaaatttgaataaagtgAACTCTTAGGTGCGATATTGAATCGAGATAAGATGAgctgagatgaaaattaaaaattgaataaaatattattataatactatttattattattattattttaaaatttaaaaaaattaaattatttattatattttatgtgagaatttgagaaaattgtaataattaaatgagatgaattttgtatccaaacgggctTATTTCATACTAAATCCAGGGTATTATAGATgtgttttcagtttttattaGCATATAAGAAGCTGATTTTtgttagtgtttttttattttattttgatctttttgagtttttgtggAAGTTATACTAATGCCCtctaataattagatgatatttttgtgGGAGATGAAAAGTCTTCATTTTAACATGCACGATAAAAATTAAAGcagagttggaaaaaaaaaaaacaaaaaaaaaaaacaactgtcAATGTGCTTTATTAGGTAAAATATTCCACTAATGAACAATGAAAGAAAGATTTGATGGTCATAAGTAACTTAGTCAATAAAGGTTCCTTTCTGAAATGGAAAAGATGTATGATTTAATCACTTTAACAGGGGAACACGGTATTCAGCACTGTATCGATTAAGGCCTTCGAATAGATCTTAGCCCCACGTAATTTTTGCTTTAAAAGTTAGATTCCATGATCAAGAGAGGCAGCGTAATTCAATTTGACTAGAAACATTGAAGtcgaataaagaaaaaatctatcaaATGTTTCCTAGATTGTCCTTGTTCTTGGTAGGAATAGGATCCCACTTTGcattataagttttatttttaaaagaaaaatactttaactataacaatatcttgtaaaaataaatttataaattaacgtaatttaatataatacgttaaattttaaaattatttttattataaagtaaatttatcctattataaaattatatcaatttataaatttttttctataaatttttttgtaacatttcacattttaaaatatCGGATTAATCGTAATCTGAACAAGTGTAAAAGCAACTTTTGGCAAGACGCCAAAGAAATgacttttcttctcttttatagTCAAggtaatattaataaaaattacaaagataTAGAGAAGTGGGACTCtctaaaaattttcttaaatcaaTTTCTTCTACCCtaacaaaagagagaagaagaaaaaaggttgGTCATGGCTGTCTTGATTGATGGTTGCAGCACTAGACCCATTAAAGAGGAGCATGGAGGAGCGGCACCTACATATGTAATGCTGTGAAGTGGCAGTTGGGGGATGCAATAGCgagtttaaattttaagaataactcaaattatttgtgaataatagtaaaatagtttgtaaataatagtgaactatttataaataatgatgaaatagtCTGAGATTATCTACTAATAATTGTGTTTCTAAACATAACCTTAAACTGAATGACGGTGAATCTCACTTTTATGAATACGTTAGGTTGAGATATACCCTTTAGACAAAGAAAATAGTCATTGAATTTTCGCTATAAAGGGCGGCGCACCACCACATAGTGGTGGAGTTATAGCACGAGATCATGTTCATTTAAAAGATCAATATATGAGAAAAACAGTAGCGTGTCACGTGGAATGCGGTGGTTGGCAGATATAAGTAGATTTGACTTCTAATTTTATGCAAAAAGTAAACAGATCAAACCTAGCTAATTGGATAACATCCAGTAGTCAATCGTAATAAGGCTTTCAAACGAGGCTAGGTATGAAGTTTTGGAACTGAGAAGTGATACAagtgtaaagagattttataaaactaaaattacgaattaatatgatttgatatgatgtggtacgttagatctattttataataaaaataattttataatctaacgtactaTATCAAGTCACAGtactttatatatttacttttataaaatctctttataactaaaaaaattctttaaagaaCTAATGATCGAATCCTCacgtatcaaaaaaaaatttctttttaaagattGGCAACTCTATCTGCCAAGTTTCTTTATCCATGATTAAAAACCATTTGTCTATAGCGAATCATCAAATATATAGAGTAACACTACACTCACTGAAAAAGTGTCTcgaaagtatattttatttttttatttttcttttttttttcatgtattttttttaatcatcattaatatttaaaaaaaattcataatatcattaaaaaatattttcttaatcactaagttaaaaaaaattacttcgaGATACTTTTTCGACGGATTTagcatttcttatatatatacatatatatatatattatatatatatatatatggttttcgGCCATTATTCTGTAACTTTTACTAATACAATATTGGAGgaattccaataaaaaattgatctaaaattgaaataataactTCCTTTATTAGGGCTATTAATAAAGGATGGTGCTCACACCGATAAAGTTTACCGACATTTTATAACGAAATgtattaaagcattttttttaaaatattttttgtaataaacaaaaaacacaatattaaaaaaacaaacaaacaaaatgttaaagatatatatattatattatatatatatatatgtcggtAAAAATAATCGGTAGAGTTTTCACACCGACAATGTTaaagaataaatgtgttttgtGGGCTGCTACAGCCAGTCTGTAACATTGAGTAACTAAATGATGGCACCACGAGGTTCACAGTTACTATGCTCAAACAACGAGAAATtaatagatttgaattttatgtTAACGGATTAGGATCAAGAAGGGTTGACTTGTTAAGATATGATTTATGAACAGGTCAATCTGTTTAACACGAATCAATCCGTTTTgacaagtttaaaatttatttcaaaattaaaattttattattgttaaattataatattagtattctcagtatacttatatttttattgtttttataattaggAACTtaggattgtaattttagacatatgctaatatttattgtatgatttgtaatattgattttattatatgttaaaatttgaaaaatattgatatatattttttaagatattgtgattattaatagatatagattttaacttttttgtaaaattatattaatcatgtcAAATAAATTATGCATTTTAGTTTAACTCATTTAGATGAAGCAAACAAGTTTAAATAAGTCGTATCGTgctaacatatttctaattaattattaaacgggtaACACGACACGACTCATTATCTAAATGAGTTGGGTTAAGGTTGGAAGTTTGACACATTTATCTTAATGGGTTAGGTTCGAGTCGATCTATATAGTCGAATATtgttcatgacttgacacgatACGAACACGATCCAAAAACACGATTTGTCACCCCTATTCGTACAATATCTTATAGAATTCA encodes the following:
- the LOC121242806 gene encoding UPF0481 protein At3g47200-like isoform X1, producing the protein MVNDLNLRLEMSVSGDSVIINIEGLAYSIEETMFHDSLVPPKSCIFKIPNILYRQNEKAFIPDAFSFGPLHHGHPNLKAVEKIKLQYLQCLISRLHTSETGKIRVIDLIKSIEELEREARQYYAESIEYTPEEFVKILLIDGCFIIELFRKDAYKELREKEDPIFTMSCMLQFLYHDLILLENQVPWIVLECLFNMTKQQTHTHSLLELAIHFFGTTFSATPPTKILSLKDIKHIVDLLRKWLVSSTTVEENNSKYWEVMPSATSLVEAGIKFVKGTSKSILDIKFNDGVLKIPPLLIQETTETVFRNLIAFEQCYTDCEAWLTSYAILIDNLINTTKDLDILCESEIIHSWSNRKEAVQFFNKLYHNTYVKTFYYGKLCNNVNGYCNRRWPRWRAVLVRNYFNTPWALLSTLAAVILLILSFLQTLYTMKS
- the LOC121242806 gene encoding UPF0481 protein At3g47200-like isoform X2, with the translated sequence MSVSGDSVIINIEGLAYSIEETMFHDSLVPPKSCIFKIPNILYRQNEKAFIPDAFSFGPLHHGHPNLKAVEKIKLQYLQCLISRLHTSETGKIRVIDLIKSIEELEREARQYYAESIEYTPEEFVKILLIDGCFIIELFRKDAYKELREKEDPIFTMSCMLQFLYHDLILLENQVPWIVLECLFNMTKQQTHTHSLLELAIHFFGTTFSATPPTKILSLKDIKHIVDLLRKWLVSSTTVEENNSKYWEVMPSATSLVEAGIKFVKGTSKSILDIKFNDGVLKIPPLLIQETTETVFRNLIAFEQCYTDCEAWLTSYAILIDNLINTTKDLDILCESEIIHSWSNRKEAVQFFNKLYHNTYVKTFYYGKLCNNVNGYCNRRWPRWRAVLVRNYFNTPWALLSTLAAVILLILSFLQTLYTMKS